The Malus domestica chromosome 06, GDT2T_hap1 genome has a segment encoding these proteins:
- the LOC103409733 gene encoding aminoaldehyde dehydrogenase 2, peroxisomal-like, which yields MAVRVPRRQLFIDGEWREPSLKKRIPVINPATEETIGDIPAATAQDVEIAVEAARKALARDKAKDWSSAPGAVRAKYLRAIASKIKERKSELAKLEAMDSGKPLDETTSDIGEVASCFEYYAGLAEGLDAKQKTPVSLSTEKFKTHVLKEPVGVVGLITAWNYPLLMAAWKVAPALAAGCAAVLKPSELASITCLELAEVCINVGLPPGVLNIVTGLGNEAGAILTSHPNVDKIAFTGSTITGSKIMAAGAPLIKPVALELGGKSPIVVFEDVDIDKAVEWTCFGIFLTNGQICSATSRLIVHESIAAEFMDRLVKWSKNIKISDPMEQGCRLGPVVSKGQYEKILKFISTAKSEGAKVVYGGDRPEHLKKGFFIEPTIITDVTPSMQIWREEVFGPVLCVKTFSSEEEALELANDTHYGLGAAVMSKDLERCERFSKGLQAGIVWINSSQPSFIQAPWGGNKRSGFGRELGEWGLELYLSVKQVTEYVSDQPWGWFEAPPLEDDSEMSYY from the exons ATGGCGGTCCGCGTTCCGAGACGGCAGTTATTCATCGACGGGGAGTGGAGAGAACCGTCCCTCAAGAAACGCATTCCGGTCATCAACCCTGCCACTGAAGAAACCATCG GGGATATTCCTGCAGCTACCGCTCAAGATGTGGAGATCGCCGTGGAGGCTGCTCGAAAAGCCCTTGCCAGGGacaaggcgaaagattggtccTCTGCGCCAGGGGCTGTTCGGGCCAAGTATTTGCGCGCTATTGCTTCCAAG ATAAAAGAGAGAAAATCCGAGCTAGCCAAACTCGAAGCAATGGATAGCGGAAAACCACTGGATGAAACTACATCTGACATA GGGGAAGTCGCCAGCTGTTTTGAGTACTACGCAGGCCTTGCCGAAGGATTGGATGCAAAGCAAAAGACTCCGGTTTCTCTTTCCACGGAGAAATTCAAAACTCACGTTCTTAAGGAACCAGTCGGGGTTGTTGGGTTGATAACAGCATG GAACTACCCTTTATTAATGGCTGCGTGGAAAGTAGCTCCTGCCTTGGCTGCTGGCTGCGCTGCTGTTCTGAAACCGTCTGAGTTGGCATCTAT AACTTGTTTGGAGCTAGCTGAGGTGTGTATAAATGTCGGTCTTCCTCCCGGTGTCCTCAACATTGTGACTGGACTAGGCAATGAAGCCGGAGCTATTTTAACATCTCATCCAAATGTTGATAAG ATCGCGTTTACTGGAAGTACTATCACCGGGAGCAAGATTATGGCAGCTGGAGCTCCATTGATCAAG CCCGTTGCACTGGAGCTCGGGGGGAAAAGCCCCATTGTTGTTtttgaggatgttgatatcGACAAAG CTGTGGAATGGACCTGCTTTGGTATCTTTTTGACAAATGGTCAGATTTGCAGCGCAACCTCCCGTCTCATAGTGCAC GAAAGCATTGCTGCAGAGTTTATGGACAGGCTTGTGAAATGGAGCAAAAACATCAAGATTTCGGATCCTATGGAACAAGGTTGCAGGCTTGGCCCTGTTGTTAGCAAAGGCCAG TATGAGAAAATATTGAAGTTCATCTCAACGGCTAAAAGTGAAGGAGCAAAAGTTGTGTATGGTGGGGATCGTCCTGAG CATCTGAAGAAAGGGTTCTTCATCGAACCGACCATCATAACTGATGTAACACCCTCAATGCAAATATGGAGAGAAGAAGTTTTCGGGCCTGTCCTCTGTGTCAAAACATTCAGTTCAGAAGAGGAAGCTCTTGAACTAGCAAATGACACCCA TTATGGCTTAGGCGCCGCAGTCATGTCAAAGGATCTAGAACGCTGCGAACGCTTTTCTAAG GGCCTTCAAGCAGGAATTGTATGGATCAATTCCTCACAGCCATCCTTCATTCAGGCTCCATGGGGAGGCAACAAACGAAGTGGTTTCGGGCGCGAATTAGGGGAATG GGGACTGGAGCTTTACTTGAGCGTCAAGCAGGTTACTGAATATGTATCAGATCAACCCTGGGGTTGGTTCGAGGCACCTCCACTAGAGGACGATTCGGAAATGAGTTATtattag
- the LOC103409732 gene encoding aminoaldehyde dehydrogenase 1, peroxisomal, with the protein MAIQIPSRLLFIDGEWREPVLKKRIPIINPATEEIIGHIPAATAEDVELAVEAARRALSRNKGRDWASAPGAVRAKYLRAIAAKIGERKPEIAKLEAIDCGKPLDEAAWDIDDVSGCFEYYAELAEGLDAQQKAPISLPMEQFKSHVLKEPIGVVGLITPWNYPLLMATWKVAPALAAGCAAILKPSELASVTCLELADVCREVGLPPGVLNILTGLGHEAGAPLVSHPHVDKIAFTGSTMTGSKIMTAAAQLVKPVSLELGGKSPIVVFDDVDIDKAAEWTAFGCFWTNGQICSATSRLILHENIATEFLDRLLKWCKNIKIADPLEEGCRLGPVVSGGQYEKILKSIETAKSEGARVLSGGDRPEHLKKGFFIEPTIITDVTTSMQIWREEVFGPVLCVKTFSSEDEALELANDTHYGLGAAVISKDLERCDRFSKGLQAGIVWINCSQPCFCQAPWGGNKRSGFGRELGKWGLDNYLTVKQVTEYVSDDPWGWYTSPSKL; encoded by the exons ATGGCGATCCAAATACCGAGCCGGCTGCTGTTCATCGACGGCGAGTGGAGAGAACCGGTCCTCAAGAAACGCATCCCAATCATCAACCCAGCTACTGAAGAAATCATCG GGCATATTCCTGCTGCTACAGCTGAAGATGTGGAGCTTGCAGTGGAGGCTGCTCGGAGAGCTCTTTCCAGGAATAAGGGGAGAGATTGGGCTTCGGCGCCTGGGGCAGTTCGTGCTAAGTATTTGCGTGCTATTGCTGCTAAG ATAGGAGAGAGAAAACCTGAGATAGCCAAACTCGAAGCAATTGATTGTGGAAAACCATTGGATGAAGCTGCATGGGACATA GATGATGTTTCCGGGTGTTTTGAGTACTATGCAGAACTTGCTGAAGGTTTGGATGCACAGCAAAAGGCTCCTATTTCTCTTCCTATGGAGCAATTTAAGAGTCATGTTCTTAAGGAGCCCATTGGCGTTGTTGGGTTAATTACACCATG gAACTATCCATTATTAATGGCTACATGGAAAGTCGCTCCTGCTTTAGCTGCTGGGTGTGCTGCAATATTGAAGCCCTCTGAGTTGGCATCTGT GACTTGTTTGGAGCTAGCTGATGTGTGTAGAGAGGTCGGTCTTCCTCCTGGTGTCCTCAATATCCTGACTGGGCTGGGCCATGAAGCTGGTGCTCCTTTGGTATCTCATCCCCATGTTGATAag ATTGCATTTACCGGAAGTACTATGACCGGGAGCAAGATTATGACAGCTGCAGCCCAATTGGTGAAG CCTGTTTCACTGGAGCTTGGTGGGAAAAGCCCAATTGTTGTTTTTGATGATGTTGATATCGACAAAG CTGCTGAATGGACTGCCTTTGGTTGCTTTTGGACAAATGGACAGATTTGCAGTGCAACATCTCGTCTTATATTACAT GAAAACATTGCAACAGAGTTTTTGGATAGGCTTTTGAAATGGTGCAAAAACATCAAGATTGCAGATCCTCTTGAAGAAGGTTGCAGGCTTGGCCCTGTTGTTAGTGGAGGGCAA TATGAGAAAATATTGAAGTCCATCGAAACAGCTAAGAGTGAAGGTGCAAGAGTTTTGAGTGGTGGGGATCGTCCTGAG CATCTAAAGAAAGGATTCTTCATTGAACCAACAATCATAACTGATGTAACAACCTCCATGCAAATCTGGAGAGAAGAAGTTTTCGGCCCTGTTCTTTGTGTCAAAACATTTAGTTCAGAAGACGAAGCTCTTGAACTAGCAAATGACACCCA TTACGGCTTAGGTGCTGCAGTCATATCAAAAGATTTAGAAAGGTGTGACCGTTTCTCTAAG GGCCTTCAAGCAGGAATTGTATGGATCAACTGCTCACAACCATGCTTCTGTCAGGCTCCATGGGGAGGCAACAAACGAAGTGGTTTTGGGCGTGAACTAGGGAAATG GGGACTTGATAATTACTTGACCGTGAAGCAAGTTACGGAATATGTATCTGATGATCCATGGGGTTGGTACACGTCGCCTTCAAAGCTGTGA
- the LOC103437762 gene encoding uncharacterized protein encodes MGSSDEKVVAVIMVGGPTKGTRFRPLSLNIPKPLFPLAGQPMVHHPISACKRIPNLTQIFLIGFYEEREFALYVSSISNELKVPVRYLREDKPHGSAGGLYNFRDRIMEDNPLHIVLLNCDVCCSFPLPEMLEAHKKYGGMGTILVIKVSAESASQFGELVADPVTNELLHYTEKPETFVSDRINCGVYIFTPDIFNAVEGVSTQWKDRADLRRLSSFESLHSATRNAPTHFVRLDQDILSPLAGKKQLYTYETLDFWEQIKTPGMSLKCSGLYLAQFRFTNPHLLVSGDGTKSASITGDVYVHPSAKVHPTAKIGPNVSISANARIGPGARLISCIILDNVEIKENAVVIHSIVGWKSSIGRWSRVQATGDYNSKLGITILGEAVTVEDEVVVINSIVLPHKTLNVSVQEEIIL; translated from the exons ATGGGCAGCTCGGACGAGAAGGTGGTTGCTGTGATCATGGTGGGTGGGCCTACTAAAG GAACTAGATTCCGGCCACTGTCACTGAATATTCCGAAGCCGCTTTTTCCATTAGCAGGACAACCAATGGTTCATCATCCGATTTCCGCTTGTAAAAGG ATTCCGAACCTCACTCAAATTTTCCTCATTGGTTTCTACGAGGAGCGTGAATTCGCGTTATATGTGTCCTCAATCTCCAATGAGCTTAAAGTCCCTGTCAG ATACTTGAGGGAAGACAAGCCTCATGGATCAGCTGGTGGACTTTATAATTTCAGAGATCGGATCATGGAAGACAACCCG TTGCACATTGTCCTGTTGAATTGCGATGTTTGCTGCAGTTTTCCGCTTCCAGAAATGCTCG AGGCTCACAAAAAATATGGTGGGATGGGAACAATTCTTGTGATCAAG GTTTCCGCTGAATCAGCCAGTCAGTTTGGGGAACTGGTAGCTGATCCGGTCACCAATGAACTGTTGCATTACACCGAGAAGCCTGAGACTTTT gTCAGCGACAGGATAAATTGCGGTGTCTACATATTTACACCAGACATTTTTAACGCCGTTGAAGGTGTTTCCACTCAGTGGAAGGACAGAG CTGATTTAAGACGTCTCTCCAGCTTCGAATCCCTTCATTCAGCAACAAG GAACGCTCCCACACATTTTGTAAGGCTGGATCAAGATATCCTATCACCTCTTGCAGGGAAGAAGCAGTTATACACATATGAAACCTTGGACTTCTGGGAACAGATCAAAACTCCTGG AATGTCGTTAAAGTGTTCTGGTTTGTATCTTGCACAATTTCGATTCACCAATCCACATCTCTTGGTGAGTGGAGATGGTACAAAGAGTGCCAGTATTACCGGTGATGTTTATGTTCATCCATCAGCAAAAGTACATCCAACTGCTAAG ATCGGTCCCAATGTCTCAATATCTGCAAATGCTCGCATAGGACCTGGTGCGAGGCTCATAAGTTGTATCATCCTTGACAACGTCGAAATTAAG GAAAACGCAGTTGTTATTCATTCAATTGTTGGATGGAAATCTTCAATCGGGAGATGGTCTCGCGTCCAG GCTACTGGGGATTACAATTCAAAGCTCGGGATTACGATCCTTG GTGAAGCAGTGACAGTTGAAGATGAAGTGGTGGTTATAAACAGCATTGTCCTGCCCCATAAGACGCTCAACGTCAGCGTTCAGGAAGAAATCATTCTGTGA